A section of the candidate division WOR-3 bacterium genome encodes:
- the rplR gene encoding 50S ribosomal protein L18 — protein MIKDRLKRRHYRIRKKIVGTENRPRLCVKRSNKHIYAILVNDVSNRVMTTVSSISKEFKEMSEKLENKQKSSIAEKVGLLLAQKAKALGINEIVFDRGGYRYHGRVKALAEGARKGGLKF, from the coding sequence ATGATTAAAGATAGATTAAAAAGAAGACACTATCGAATTCGAAAAAAAATTGTAGGCACAGAAAATAGGCCTCGGCTTTGTGTGAAACGAAGCAATAAGCATATTTATGCTATTTTAGTGAATGATGTTTCTAATAGAGTAATGACTACCGTGTCTTCGATTAGTAAAGAATTCAAAGAGATGTCAGAAAAACTGGAAAACAAACAGAAATCTTCGATTGCGGAAAAAGTTGGTTTGCTTTTAGCACAGAAAGCCAAAGCCCTTGGTATTAATGAAATCGTTTTTGACCGTGGCGGTTATCGATATCACGGTCGGGTGAAAGCATTGGCTGAAGGTGCCCGCAAAGGAGGCTTGAAATTTTAA